The window atgtatttatttatttatttattttattttggttaaatacGATATGTATATAAATACCTAATTAATAAGGAGAAATAAAGTAAACATATTGCTACTCTCGGCCTATGAACAGAGGGAAAAATAAGAGTATGGGATCATGGACCACATGTATTCACCAAGACCTTCCATACATCACATATTAcatcttaatttttatacacttaatttgtttttattttttttctttcaatttgtTAATGTCTTAGATCTTGTCCTCACATGTATTCACCAAGACCTTCCATATATCATACATCACATATtacaacttaatttttatacacttagtttgtttttatttttttcttgaaatgtGTTAATGTCTTAAATCTTGTTCTGATTAATACtagtttgtttcttttcttgtcatgataaaataaaaatatatttaacttgCAATTCTTATGTGCAAAATCACCAAAGACCTTAGATGATCAGATCTAGGGAGCCTTAGATTCTTGCTGCAAGGCTGTTGATAGATCTCAAGTCGTAAGCTTTCCTTGATCATCGTGTTATAATAAAAACGTACATGGAATATCCCTTAGATAATGGGCGGCAACCATTGGATTTAAGAATCTCCAAGCATCTCGTAAACCATTAAATATACGTAATAtaattttctcaagtctttaGTCAACTTAGAACAAATCCTTTTAAAATTGAGTAAAATACATTCGGCAAATTTGTCTTTGAGGCCTCTACAACTCTCTAAATTCACAAAGATTAAATTATTTGGGCGACTAAAGAAAAATCCGCTGAAAATCGAACCtaaaagtgcaaaaaaaaaaaaaaaccactcactactactactactacgcTTCTTGTCTTAAAAACAAAGACAACACTTGTAAGTTGTAATTCCCAGACGACGTTAAGACCGATCGATCCACAACCACCAACACCACCGCCATTGTGCTTAGCTTTCCACCTTGAATTACATAAGGAGAAAGTCTTTCCTGAGGCCAGACTCATCGCTTCCTCTTCTTACCGGACTTCGCCTGCGACTTGCCTGAACCCACTGGTTTCCCTTTTGTTGCTGGTTCTGGCGCCTTTGGTGTCTCTTCAGATTCTGACTCTGCGTCGCTCTCCTCGCCCTTGGAGGCAGGTGTAGAGTTTGCTTTGCCTTTCGCTGCTTTGCCCTTTGCTGATGAAGATTTCGAAGGTCCTCCTGGCTTGGATTTTGGAGTAGTTGTAGTCTTCTTGGACGAACCTTTGGATGTGCCAGATTTCGATATCTCTTTCTTCGACTTGCTGGTTCCTAATTTACCAACGGTTTTGGGGGTTTCCTCTTCCTCGCTCAACTCTTCAGAGctatcctcttcttcttctctactaGCTTCTTTCGGATCCTTTGGTTTGCTCTCTGTTTTCTCATCCTTTGACTTCTTACCGGGCTTGGAAGCAGGAGCAGCTTTAGACTTGCTGGAACCAGCTCCACCACCcctaaattagaaaaaaatatttgcttATCAGTAAAGAACTTCTTCGAGACTTCAACACTTTTCTAACTACTTGCTTTCAGATTCATTTACTTTTTCCCTGACGATTCCATCTTTGATTGCTTGACAGTCTTAGCTTTCTTTCTCTGGGGCCTGCATGGAGAATTACCAAGCTTGGTCATCATAAGAATACCAAACTCATCTCATTACATCATATCGATTACATCTGGAAATTCTTTCTAGTGCCACCACATAAACACCGCAACTAGAGTAGTAACACGTACTCTGTGGAGGCTTCTTTCTCGTGACCCGTCTGATCAGCAGCTTCTTCACCCTGCTGACAGGAAATGTAACTTGCAAGTTACATCAAAGGGgagaatggaaaaagaaaaagtCAGAGATGAATGAAATATAATGCCCCACCTCTGTTTCTGATTCATCCAGAAAATGCCACTTCTGTGTCTTAAGATTCAAGATTTCTTGATCTCCATCATCATAGataacctgaaaacaaagataGCAACAACATACAACAAATAAAACATACCATAAAATGCACTGTATCTAATAAAAACATGTACAATCAATAGGCTAATGGTTCACCACAAACAAATTAAGACGAACAAAAGAGATTTATTGAGGCGATTGATAAAATTGGGCTTACCAGGTGCTTCTTCTTAGCAGAATCATATGAATTGACCACACCTTTATAATACCTGCGACAGTAATCCAATATTCAGTTACAAGACAACTATTAAGTTGTTAGTGCAGATTCAGCTATCTACAAGAAAATACATAATAGAGAAGCGGATTGCAGTAATGTAAATCAAATATAATTCCTAAAATAATACAAAGTGCTTACGCTTTATCTATAGGCCACCAGACTCTGACCCTCGACCCAACTAAATCTTCACCGTGGCTTTGGAGATCAGATGCCTGCCAGGGAATCAATTCAGTATGAAGAAGTCTacaaaaaatggaaaagaaaAATTTGCACAAAAAAACAGTACGAGTAAAGGACTAAACAAGAGATGCACAAGCTCCACAGAAGGGAACGAACAGGTTTTTAAGAGAAAAATATCTCAACTTGAAGAAAATAAGAAGCTGCAATCATGCACGCACAGTTACTACTGCAAATGGCATCTAGTAGAACATGAATTTTTCACGTGTAATAATTATGATAGGTGAAATTAAGAGAACGTACTTTCTCTTTGCCTAGACTTCGCTTTCTCTTTGTGTTTGTGTTAGGACTTCCTTCTATTGGTTGCTTCACTTCTTTCTTTGACTTCGAGGCTGACTTTCCAGAGGAAACAGCTGGCTGAAACACAATTAAAGGATATCGGTAAAAGGACAGGAAGGCAGTATCGAATCATACAGGTCAAGGACGAACTTACTTTTTCGCTATCACCTGAAGAAGTATCTAATGAGTCCTCATCCATGGCTTTCCCACGTCCTGGCtttttcttttcctcttttGGCTTTGAGGATTCTTGTACATTTTCACTCTCAACTACCTTTTTCTCTGACTGCTTTGCAGCTTTTGTCTCAGAGGTGCTTTTCTTCGGGGGAACAGTAGACTTGGTTTTACTTGAAAAAGCAACCTTCTTTCTAGAATTTTTGGTAACTTTAACTTCAGAAGTGTTTGGTTCTTCGGAAGCTTCTTCAGTAGCACTAACAGCTGATGGTTTGGCCTCCTTCGTCAagctcttctttttcttctggtTTGCAGTCTTCTTAGGCCGGCTTTCCTCTACAAGATCTTCAGCCCTAGATGGAGAACTAACATTGGCAGTTTCATCAGCTGATGTCTTAGATGGCAAAGCCTGCACACTTGTTTCCTTGTCATTTTCAGTTTTCTTAGGCCGGCTTTCCTCAACAAGATCTTCAGCCCTAGATGGAGAACTAACATTGGCAGTTTCATCGGCTGATGTCTTAGATGGCAAAGCCTGCACACTTGTTTCCTTATCATCTTCAGTCTTCTTAGGCCGGCTTTCCTCTACAAGATCTTCAGCCCTAGATGGAGAACTAACATTGGTAGTTTCATCAGCTGATGTCTTAGATGGCAAAGCCTGCACACTTGTTTCCTTATCATTTTCAGTCTTCTTAGGCCGGTTTTCCTCAACAAGATCTTCAGCCCTAGATGGAGAACTAACATCGGCAGATTCATCAGCTGATGTCTTAGATGGCAAAGCCTGCACACTTGTTTCCTTATCATTTTCAGTCTTCTTAGGCCGGCTTTCCTCAACAAGATCTTCAGCCCTAGATGGAGAACTAACATTGGCAGTTTCATCAGCTGATGTCTTAGATGGCAAAGCCTGCACACTTGTTTCCTTATCATTTTCAGTCTCCTTAGGCCGGTTTTCCTCAACAAGATCTTCACCCCTAGATGGAGAACTAACATCGGCAGTTTCATCAGCTGATGTCTTAGATGGCAAAGCCTGCACATTTGTTTCCTTATCATTTTCAGAAGAAATGGCTTCTTTAACAGATGAATCACCAGGAGGCGAACTTAACACATCCTTGCTCTCCAGGAGTGCTCCAGGTTCAGCCTCTTCCTTGATATCTGAAGTTTTTGATGATTCCACCTGTATGGCAGAACTGGGATCTTTTTCCTGAGGTTGATGTTCAACATCAGGCTTCTCTTCAGAAGTATTATCCAAGTCAGTGTTGCAAGGATTATCGTCTTTAGCATTCGTATCATCTTGCTTCTTTGTAGACTCAGTATCAACAGAAGAATCATTCTGTTGCGCAACGCCGTTGCTGACTCCTGACTTACCAGATTCATCCTTAGGTGCATCAGTTCGCTCGGGTGTAGCAATTACTTCCTGTTTATCCTGCTGGTTTGGAAAATAAAAACCAATTAAAAATCAACTTGAGGAAACTTATTTCTCAATGCTGATTTAAGGGAAGAGATATATGCCTCTACTTCTGCTTCCTTTTCTAAATGACCTTGACTATCCTGCAGGTTAAAATAATGGGAGCACAGTATAAGAGCATGTAATGTAACTGGACGACCAAAAGATGAGGCAGttcgacaaaaaaaaacgagTGAGAAATAAAACTGGCTTACCTCTTTTTCATTCTCAACAAGTTGGTCGTGCTGCAAAGCACTGAATGTCCCTTCACATATCGAAGCCACTATCTTACTATACTTATCTAAAGAGACACCCGACAATTTCACTGCTTCAGTCAGATACTTTTTGAGCTTGCTAGCAGAGGTACTGAGAACTCGCTCTGCCAACCCCCGTGCTACTTGGGGAACCTGAGGACAAGTTGAAAGAGTTAGCAAAAGAGCACCGGTTGCTGAAACATAACTAGCGAGACCATCAATGTATCACCTCATCATCCTCTCTAACATAATGTAGAATGGGTGAAAGCATCTTTGGAGGTATATCCTCGCTTTCCTCTAAAACAAGTGTCATAATCTTCTCCATAGATGAAAGTACGTTCTCTGGATGAAAGTCCCTGAAAAGTAAAATGAACTAATCATCAGACAAACATGATATCGAGTGAAAAGCTTGAAGATCCGGGGAGAGAAAGTAAAAACCAAGTTTCTGCAAAGAAAAAGTAATCAGAATGATAATAGTCACCAAATAGATTATATGATGTTCTGAGTGGTAACAAACCAAATGTGGCATAAGGAATCTTTATGATTGTACCTTATAGCCTTGAGGAAAATCTGGAACATCTCAATAAGAAGTGCATCACATTCAAGATCCAGCATCACAACGCAAGATCTGACCTTGGCCACAGTTTCAAGGATTGAGATCCTTTTGGAATAGGAGCGACTAAAACAGTCAGGCAAATTCTCAAACGAAGATACGATTAACTTAAACACTTCCTGCACACGAATAAAAGAAAAGAGTCAACAACCAATCACCATTTCCTCAAGAAAAAAACTACCAATCAATTAAGATAATACCTTCATCTGATCATCATCATAAGGAGCTTCAGGAGCAGTTATTCTTGTAATCTCACTGATGCAGGCAGCGACTGCAACTCTCACATCGTCATCTGAATGCTTGAAGAGTTTTCCAGCGACTAATGCTTTCATCAGGGGAGAGAGTGCGGTTTGCATCGACTCGTGAGGTGACTGGTCAACATCTATAAGCCAGACGAAGAGTTTCTGCAGCGAAAAACAAAGAGGAAATATCAAAATCACAGTATCCTCACCTCCACACAACTGAATTAAAGAATTGAATAACCGTGTCGTATCCTCTATAGATGCAATTTTAATCACTACACTAAAGAGGACTATCGATAAGAATCATCTATGAAGCGAGCAAGAGTTGAAATCTATATAAAGGAATCCACACTAAACACATAGCATTGCACGAAGCGGGAGAATAGCGGAAGAGATAATAGTGGAATGGTGAAGGAGGAGGAGGCTCACGTCGAGGAGAAGCAGAAGCTCATCGAGCGAAGAAGGTGGATCAGTAAGCTGTTCTCCTGCTTCGAGAATCTGATTCTCGAGCTCTTTATCAGAATCCGACATggctccttctccttctcttcttctctctcgtTCGATTAGATCTCTATGAACCCTAGATTCGATTCGATTCCCAGCACGAATAGTATCTTAGCTCCTCCTTCGATTCCAGAAAGGGCGAGAAAATCCACACCAGTGTCACTGAACAACACGCTTAGGGTTTTCTCctctcttttttaaaaaaaaaattgttttgtttttttttctctctctctcaaatcttAACAGTTTAACAGAAAACCAAAAAGAAGTAAGAAAATCTTCTCAGACGCGACGCGAGAACCCTCGGCGCCGTTAAATAGATAAATatatgatctttttttttgtaaattataaatatataatctttaacaaacaaaatatatataagtaaatatatattatgtaagtaagtaataattttataataactaGTCATCTTTTTTTATGATGGgttgatttcttcttcttctttttaaataacttatcatctttttaatttatttttaatcgttTTTATTGgcttttaaaaatgaaattcaACACTCAAGGGATCTCATCAGGTAtccgatttttttcttttctccgGATTTCACCATGATTTATATAAACTTGTCTTTCAAATCTGCCTTTGAAATATTTTCTGTCAATTTTTTAGAAGAATATTGTAGcaaatgaaaattcttaaaaaatgcTAATAAAATACTGTACAACAAACATAGACTTCAATTGGTAACTGATGAATTGAatgaaaaatgaataaaagaataaaagaatGAAAAAATATTCAGCCTAGGAAATGAAAAAACCAGATACATATGAATTTGTGTTCATTTCGTTCCTCGTAGAAATTAGAGAGATaaacttttttcttcttttttgatttataaGGAAATGAGATCACTAAAGTGGGTCCCATGAATTTATAATCCGGCAAAAAATTCAACATGAATGGAAACATGAAAAATTCACCATCATTGTTAAATTTCTCATTTAAATCACCAAAACATAACTGAAACCATCTCTAAATGCTTTTGGGGACTTTAAACATAAGTTTTTGctaatttaaaataagataatgctgattaaataatgatattttaatttacaaaaaaatgatattattttagAGTGGCAAACAAGATTTTCTATAAGACGTTATATTGCAAAATGTACGAAAATTCAATAggaagaagatatatatatatatattgctaagCACTCAATAAACATGTTTAAGAgagtataatttaaattatacaataTGTAAGTATTATATTCATCTAATCCACAACCACTGAAATTTAAGGGATTATAGGcgacttattaaaaaaatttagctAAAATTGTTTTGGTAGATTTGGagatcaaaaaaaaacttttggaagttttttctatgtaatttttctcaaaagttTTGTGGACTTAAAACCAATGTTTCGTTAGGCTTTGTTCAGGACCGGCCGTGCTTGTCAATGATTTGATCTCTGTCGTTTGCTCGCACCATCTTGTCAATTCTCAACTTTCGACTGGATCGCAGTCAGCTCCATTTACGCACACAAAAACATTTTGGTGCATTTATAACGTTTCAGAAACAGCTACACATCTCATGGTGTAAGTATTCATGCAAAACTAAAGTGGTTTATCGCCACATTTTCTAATGTTTATTTTGCATTTTCATCGTTGAAACTACTACTCTCAATGAAAGCACATTTTCATCGTTGCATTTTGGAGATCATTATGTGTAATGAGAAAATCTTGGATAATCGGATAAATGAGCCAATAATGAGGAAGGAACAAATACAGATGTCATCCAAGCTCACTATAGttactttggaaaaaaatataaaaacaaacatTGTGCTTTCATTGAGAGTTGAACTCAAGACCTCCCGCTTACTAAACGGGtgctctaaccaactgagctatGAAAGCCTTTACATGTACATGTGCATCAGCCTATTTAT of the Brassica rapa cultivar Chiifu-401-42 chromosome A03, CAAS_Brap_v3.01, whole genome shotgun sequence genome contains:
- the LOC103862094 gene encoding neurofilament heavy polypeptide, with product MSDSDKELENQILEAGEQLTDPPSSLDELLLLLDKLFVWLIDVDQSPHESMQTALSPLMKALVAGKLFKHSDDDVRVAVAACISEITRITAPEAPYDDDQMKEVFKLIVSSFENLPDCFSRSYSKRISILETVAKVRSCVVMLDLECDALLIEMFQIFLKAIRDFHPENVLSSMEKIMTLVLEESEDIPPKMLSPILHYVREDDEVPQVARGLAERVLSTSASKLKKYLTEAVKLSGVSLDKYSKIVASICEGTFSALQHDQLVENEKEDSQGHLEKEAEVEDKQEVIATPERTDAPKDESGKSGVSNGVAQQNDSSVDTESTKKQDDTNAKDDNPCNTDLDNTSEEKPDVEHQPQEKDPSSAIQVESSKTSDIKEEAEPGALLESKDVLSSPPGDSSVKEAISSENDKETNVQALPSKTSADETADVSSPSRGEDLVEENRPKETENDKETSVQALPSKTSADETANVSSPSRAEDLVEESRPKKTENDKETSVQALPSKTSADESADVSSPSRAEDLVEENRPKKTENDKETSVQALPSKTSADETTNVSSPSRAEDLVEESRPKKTEDDKETSVQALPSKTSADETANVSSPSRAEDLVEESRPKKTENDKETSVQALPSKTSADETANVSSPSRAEDLVEESRPKKTANQKKKKSLTKEAKPSAVSATEEASEEPNTSEVKVTKNSRKKVAFSSKTKSTVPPKKSTSETKAAKQSEKKVVESENVQESSKPKEEKKKPGRGKAMDEDSLDTSSGDSEKPAVSSGKSASKSKKEVKQPIEGSPNTNTKRKRSLGKEKASDLQSHGEDLVGSRVRVWWPIDKAYYKGVVNSYDSAKKKHLVIYDDGDQEILNLKTQKWHFLDESETEGEEAADQTGHEKEASTEPQRKKAKTVKQSKMESSGKKGGGAGSSKSKAAPASKPGKKSKDEKTESKPKDPKEASREEEEDSSEELSEEEETPKTVGKLGTSKSKKEISKSGTSKGSSKKTTTTPKSKPGGPSKSSSAKGKAAKGKANSTPASKGEESDAESESEETPKAPEPATKGKPVGSGKSQAKSGKKRKR